In the genome of Spirochaetia bacterium, one region contains:
- a CDS encoding sensor domain-containing diguanylate cyclase, translating into MHKKTVLIQTIRFVLIGWAILAVVLCGTYFFLSHEKLSVFSQKELAGLEIISNRLLEEQNKTIEDLFLFTDMQETNLVLHEDQKAKDLVSYVATLILRSRTCYDQIRIMDCKGKERIRVNYNGGVPKVITNTELQDKSARYYFNETKNLRKGQTYISPFDLNVEQGKMETPYKPMIRYIVGLYEEEKSEPVGFVIINYLADHILALLDDFAQQKNSDLYLLDDKGYYLYGPDPNVLWGFQLPDHASHNLATENPELWAKMQDSPEGSFSKNGHLQFFVAVDPTTAAIKHMTTLGNKKNNQLIATDRQDTLWFLLTDVNKQQWLQYIDLLRKILLVIGLLGVPIIVITGYSFAKKDDMNKSLHQQLVEDATKDPLTKVYNRKAGLELMEKAIKNKESEQKSLSLCFFDLNNLKAVNDQLGHDQGDLFITTLATCLVRICPKESLICRLGGDEFLALIKDCTPEEAEDKLGQLNAILQAKGMTYACPIPWSVSFGCVAVIANGTMNLDELISKADLLMYQRKTKMKEELQGTDPLYRQ; encoded by the coding sequence ATGCACAAAAAGACAGTCTTGATCCAGACAATACGCTTTGTACTCATCGGCTGGGCTATTCTTGCAGTGGTCCTTTGCGGTACATACTTTTTTCTGAGCCACGAAAAGCTCTCTGTTTTCAGTCAGAAAGAACTAGCAGGACTTGAGATCATCAGCAATCGGCTTCTCGAAGAACAGAACAAGACAATAGAAGATCTCTTCCTTTTCACAGATATGCAGGAAACCAATCTTGTCCTTCATGAAGATCAGAAAGCAAAGGATTTAGTCTCCTACGTTGCAACACTGATCCTCCGTTCTCGTACTTGCTATGACCAGATCCGTATCATGGACTGTAAAGGAAAAGAGCGTATACGAGTCAACTATAATGGAGGAGTACCAAAGGTTATTACAAATACTGAATTGCAAGACAAATCAGCCAGATATTACTTCAATGAAACCAAAAACCTCAGGAAAGGCCAGACATACATATCACCATTCGACCTCAATGTCGAACAAGGTAAAATGGAAACTCCTTACAAACCGATGATCAGATATATAGTAGGGCTCTACGAAGAAGAAAAGAGCGAACCAGTCGGTTTTGTCATCATCAATTACCTCGCTGACCACATACTGGCATTGCTTGACGATTTTGCACAGCAAAAAAACAGCGACCTCTATTTACTTGATGACAAGGGATACTACTTATATGGTCCGGATCCAAACGTACTATGGGGATTTCAACTTCCAGATCATGCTTCCCATAACCTTGCAACAGAAAACCCTGAACTTTGGGCCAAAATGCAAGATTCACCCGAGGGTTCCTTCAGTAAAAATGGACATCTGCAGTTCTTTGTAGCTGTCGATCCAACCACGGCTGCAATAAAGCATATGACCACGCTCGGCAACAAAAAAAACAACCAATTGATTGCCACAGACAGACAAGATACCTTGTGGTTCCTCCTCACCGATGTAAACAAGCAACAATGGCTACAGTATATCGACCTGCTGAGAAAAATACTGCTGGTAATAGGACTATTGGGAGTGCCTATCATCGTAATTACAGGGTATAGTTTTGCAAAAAAAGATGATATGAACAAATCGTTACATCAACAACTTGTCGAGGATGCTACAAAGGACCCGCTCACAAAAGTCTATAACAGAAAAGCTGGTCTTGAACTGATGGAAAAAGCCATCAAAAACAAAGAATCAGAACAAAAGTCTCTATCTCTTTGCTTTTTTGATCTCAATAATCTTAAGGCTGTAAATGATCAGCTAGGACATGATCAGGGAGATCTTTTCATCACGACATTGGCAACATGCCTTGTAAGAATTTGTCCAAAGGAATCGCTGATCTGTAGGTTGGGTGGTGACGAGTTCCTAGCTCTTATAAAGGATTGCACGCCGGAAGAAGCAGAAGACAAGCTAGGGCAATTGAATGCTATCCTACAGGCAAAGGGCATGACATACGCGTGTCCTATTCCGTGGAGCGTCAGCTTCGGTTGTGTTGCAGTCATAGCCAACGGGACTATGAATCTGGATGAACTTATCAGCAAGGCCGACCTGTTGATGTATCAACGAAAGACAAAGATGAAAGAAGAATTGCAAGGGACAGATCCTCTGTATAGACAGTGA
- a CDS encoding efflux RND transporter permease subunit, whose amino-acid sequence MKHLTTFFKFQEKHRLCILAVIFILTAFFAFEASKIKVNADFSVLFNQYPSKTYMGGEGTFDSKETQQLLDSFPSSARIDTTAIAAQPIPADMDEHADVTYPAKITSEGNAKGSGNLLLMIHSKSFFTPVFLNTLDICLENLKAQPDVHDYTSVFNYFTVIKKGSRLSLVPLSSHQEGTPWTDAQVMELRQRLSTDPTVTGYMVSADLQSVIFHLDTAKLSEERIYDLLTYLQPLEQYGATFSITGSAPITYRIMYYLTHDLTLLLGLCLIVILITFYLSFRAKRSMLLPFVLSIIGLIWTFGTMALLGYEITLINIVTPCMVLVLGSSYAVHLLSEYYRMHVEGFPAKAIPFKAGERIHTTIFLAAITTIIGFLSLLVSKVSGLREFGLSVSIGIAYCAILSLTFLPIALSFLDAPKQKQQEIFEHGILTRTIHKLATLVTEHWKIFCLVFVAVFVGFFLTKDKVMVDTNYMAYFPESDRIGTDTRFIAKELGGDMPFEVVLTAPSTSAGFFLDPVNLGKVYAFEQEVEKSPDILQDISFASYVAFLNKTYSGKEDIPSQKALLNLFSRLVTLLHDKGAGLIGKVISKDGNTLHIYLQSYDSIKKDVATTSSSARIETLLRSSLPLLPKGVSVQFKGTNAQALSFSRQLMKDQQASQMVSYLLVFILAAFAFCSAIRGLLTLIPVATAVAANYIFMYLLGIPFDMVTVSFASVAIGAGVDDAIHFLLHYTQHRKEHPQSPVKQTVRLTMEETGRAIVITTLSIVLGMLMLSFGSYTPIRFFGILMSIALMDSMLATILILPAAIVALDAFKNRQRRRKLTSTEQ is encoded by the coding sequence ATGAAACATCTTACTACATTCTTCAAATTTCAAGAAAAGCATAGGCTTTGCATTCTTGCCGTGATATTCATTCTGACAGCCTTTTTTGCCTTCGAAGCTTCAAAGATAAAAGTCAATGCTGATTTCAGTGTCCTGTTCAACCAATATCCTTCAAAGACATATATGGGAGGAGAAGGCACTTTCGACAGCAAAGAAACCCAGCAGCTATTGGATAGTTTTCCTTCTTCTGCACGGATTGATACGACAGCAATAGCGGCACAGCCTATACCGGCGGACATGGATGAACATGCTGATGTAACCTATCCTGCAAAAATAACTTCCGAAGGGAATGCAAAAGGCAGTGGAAACCTGCTCCTGATGATTCATAGCAAATCATTCTTTACACCAGTGTTCCTCAATACATTGGATATCTGTCTGGAAAATCTAAAGGCGCAGCCGGATGTCCATGATTACACCTCCGTATTCAATTATTTTACAGTCATAAAAAAAGGTTCAAGGCTCTCTTTGGTACCACTGTCTTCCCACCAGGAAGGTACGCCATGGACTGATGCACAGGTCATGGAGCTCAGACAACGTCTCAGCACTGACCCAACCGTAACCGGTTATATGGTCAGCGCCGATTTACAGTCGGTCATATTTCATTTGGACACCGCAAAACTGAGCGAAGAAAGAATATATGATCTCCTTACCTACCTGCAGCCATTGGAACAATATGGAGCTACTTTTTCCATAACAGGATCAGCTCCCATTACCTACAGGATCATGTACTACCTCACCCATGATCTCACACTGCTGCTGGGGCTGTGCCTTATTGTCATCCTCATCACCTTTTACCTTTCTTTCAGGGCAAAACGCAGCATGCTATTACCATTTGTGCTTTCGATTATCGGCCTGATATGGACATTCGGTACCATGGCATTGCTTGGATATGAAATTACCTTGATCAACATAGTTACTCCCTGCATGGTACTTGTCCTTGGCAGTTCCTATGCTGTTCATCTGCTCAGTGAATACTATCGGATGCATGTCGAAGGTTTTCCTGCAAAAGCCATACCGTTCAAAGCCGGAGAGCGCATCCATACTACAATATTCCTAGCTGCAATCACCACTATCATCGGATTCCTCAGCCTGCTGGTCTCAAAGGTTTCAGGTCTCAGGGAATTCGGTCTGAGTGTCTCTATAGGCATTGCCTACTGTGCAATCCTATCCCTTACCTTTCTGCCGATAGCACTTTCGTTCCTTGATGCACCGAAGCAAAAGCAACAGGAAATCTTTGAGCATGGCATACTCACCCGCACCATTCATAAACTGGCTACCTTGGTTACGGAACATTGGAAGATTTTCTGTCTGGTCTTTGTTGCCGTATTCGTCGGTTTCTTCCTGACAAAGGACAAAGTCATGGTTGATACCAACTACATGGCTTATTTCCCTGAATCTGACCGAATCGGTACCGATACACGGTTCATTGCAAAGGAACTGGGCGGAGACATGCCTTTTGAGGTGGTCTTGACCGCTCCAAGTACATCTGCAGGCTTCTTCCTTGACCCTGTAAACCTCGGAAAAGTCTATGCATTTGAGCAAGAAGTAGAAAAAAGCCCTGATATCCTCCAAGATATCTCATTTGCATCTTATGTTGCATTCCTCAACAAGACCTATAGCGGAAAAGAAGATATCCCTTCACAAAAGGCATTGCTCAATCTCTTCAGCAGACTAGTTACATTGCTTCATGACAAAGGTGCCGGATTGATCGGCAAAGTCATCAGCAAGGATGGAAATACCTTGCACATTTATCTTCAAAGCTATGACAGCATCAAGAAAGATGTTGCAACGACTTCCAGCAGTGCAAGGATTGAAACCCTCCTGAGATCTTCCCTCCCCTTATTGCCAAAAGGAGTTTCAGTCCAGTTCAAAGGTACGAATGCACAAGCCTTGAGTTTCAGCAGGCAACTGATGAAAGACCAGCAGGCATCACAGATGGTCTCCTATCTGCTTGTTTTCATTCTTGCTGCCTTCGCATTCTGCTCGGCCATACGAGGACTCCTGACGCTGATTCCGGTAGCTACGGCCGTTGCAGCAAACTATATTTTCATGTACCTGCTCGGAATTCCTTTTGATATGGTCACTGTAAGTTTCGCAAGCGTCGCCATAGGCGCAGGCGTCGACGATGCAATACATTTCCTGCTTCATTATACCCAGCACAGGAAAGAGCATCCCCAATCTCCGGTAAAACAGACCGTCCGCCTCACCATGGAAGAGACTGGCCGTGCCATTGTCATTACGACACTGTCAATTGTCTTGGGCATGCTGATGCTATCCTTCGGCAGTTACACGCCTATACGTTTCTTTGGCATACTGATGAGCATCGCACTGATGGATTCCATGCTCGCAACCATATTGATACTTCCTGCAGCCATCGTAGCCTTGGATGCATTCAAAAACAGGCAGAGACGAAGAAAACTTACATCAACGGAGCAATGA